The following are encoded together in the Streptomyces asoensis genome:
- a CDS encoding ABC transporter ATP-binding protein: MMNFNDGSRPPGEGAGDQASPAGPPDGSPAPAVRAEGLTVARGPRTVLRSLDFTVPRGQITGLLGPSGCGKSTLMRSIVGTQAKVTGTLDVLGRPAGHPALRTRIGYVTQAPSVYDDLTIRQNLDYFAAILDPGRAAADRRHENVTRAIADVDLTTHADALAGNLSGGQRNRVSLAVALLGTPELLVLDEPTVGLDPVLRRDLWNLFHDIAADRGATLLVSSHVMDEAERCHRLLLMREGELLADATPEALRTRTGADTVESAFLHLVDEAAEAARTKGAGPRKTGPEETRTKETTR, from the coding sequence ATGATGAATTTCAATGACGGCTCCCGCCCGCCCGGCGAGGGGGCGGGGGACCAGGCCTCACCCGCCGGCCCGCCCGACGGTTCGCCCGCCCCCGCCGTACGGGCCGAGGGCCTCACCGTCGCCCGAGGCCCCCGCACGGTCCTGCGCTCCCTCGACTTCACCGTCCCCCGCGGCCAGATCACGGGCCTCCTCGGCCCCTCCGGCTGCGGCAAGTCGACCCTCATGCGCTCGATCGTGGGCACCCAGGCCAAGGTCACCGGCACCCTCGACGTCCTGGGCCGCCCCGCCGGCCACCCCGCCCTGCGCACCCGGATCGGCTACGTCACCCAGGCCCCGTCCGTCTACGACGACCTGACGATCCGCCAGAACCTCGACTACTTCGCGGCGATCCTCGACCCGGGCCGCGCGGCCGCGGACCGCCGCCACGAGAACGTCACCCGGGCCATCGCCGACGTGGACCTCACCACCCACGCCGACGCCCTCGCCGGCAACCTCTCCGGCGGCCAGCGCAACCGCGTCTCCCTGGCCGTGGCCCTGCTGGGCACGCCCGAGCTCCTGGTCCTCGACGAGCCGACCGTCGGCCTGGACCCGGTGCTCCGCCGCGACCTGTGGAACCTCTTCCACGACATCGCCGCGGACCGGGGCGCGACCCTGCTCGTCTCCTCCCACGTCATGGACGAGGCCGAGCGCTGCCACCGCCTCCTGCTCATGCGCGAGGGCGAGCTCCTCGCCGACGCCACGCCCGAGGCCCTGCGCACCCGCACCGGCGCCGACACGGTCGAGTCGGCCTTCCTGCACCTGGTGGACGAGGCGGCGGAAGCGGCCCGCACGAAGGGGGCCGGCCCACGGAAGACCGGCCCCGAGGAGACCCGTACGAAGGAGACGACCCGATGA
- a CDS encoding ABC transporter permease, whose protein sequence is MSTRTPPARTPAPAPALTPDPRPTGPLSPSRTTATAARVLRQLRHDPRTIALMILIPCVMLFLLRYVFDGSPRTFDNIGASLLGIFPLITMFLVTSIATLRERTSGTLERLLAMPLGKGDLIAGYALAFGILAVVQSALATGLAVWFLDLDVTGSPWLLLLVALLDALLGTALGLFVSAFASSEFQAVQFMPAVIFPQLLLCGLFAPRDTMHPALEAVSDVLPMSYAVDGMNEVLTHTDMTATFVRDVLIVGGCALLVLCLGAATLRRRTA, encoded by the coding sequence ATGAGCACCCGCACGCCCCCCGCGCGCACCCCCGCCCCCGCGCCCGCCCTCACACCCGACCCGCGTCCCACCGGCCCGCTGAGCCCCTCCCGCACCACCGCCACCGCGGCGAGGGTCCTGCGCCAGCTGCGCCACGACCCCCGCACCATCGCCCTGATGATCCTGATCCCCTGCGTGATGCTGTTCCTGCTCCGCTACGTCTTCGACGGCAGCCCGCGCACCTTCGACAACATCGGCGCGTCCCTCCTGGGCATCTTCCCGCTCATCACGATGTTCCTGGTCACCTCCATCGCCACCCTGCGCGAACGCACCTCGGGCACCCTCGAACGCCTCCTCGCCATGCCCCTGGGCAAAGGCGACCTCATCGCCGGCTACGCGCTCGCCTTCGGCATCCTCGCGGTCGTCCAGTCGGCCCTGGCCACCGGCCTCGCGGTGTGGTTCCTCGACCTGGACGTCACCGGCAGCCCCTGGCTCCTGCTCCTGGTCGCCCTCCTCGACGCCCTGCTCGGCACCGCACTCGGCCTGTTCGTCTCGGCCTTCGCGTCCTCGGAGTTCCAGGCGGTCCAGTTCATGCCGGCGGTGATCTTCCCCCAGCTGCTCCTGTGCGGGCTCTTCGCCCCGCGCGACACCATGCACCCCGCCCTGGAGGCCGTCTCCGACGTCCTGCCCATGTCGTACGCGGTCGACGGCATGAACGAGGTCCTCACCCATACCGACATGACGGCCACCTTCGTACGGGACGTCCTCATCGTCGGCGGCTGCGCCCTGCTGGTCCTGTGCCTGGGAGCGGCGACCCTGCGACGCCGTACGGCGTGA
- the proC gene encoding pyrroline-5-carboxylate reductase, producing the protein MTQKVAVLGTGKIGEALLSGMIRGGWPPADLLVTARRPERAEELRSRHGVTPVGNAEAAKTADTLILTVKPQDMSTLLDELAPHVPADRLVISGAAGITTASIEERLATGTPVVRVMTNTPALVDEAMSVISAGTHATAAHLAHTEEIFGAVGKTLRVPESQQDACTALSGSGPAYFFYLVEAMTDAGILLGLPRDKAHDLIVQSAIGAATMLRDSGEHPVKLRENVTSPAGTTINAIRELENHGVRAALIAALEAARDRSRELASGKKD; encoded by the coding sequence ATGACCCAGAAAGTCGCAGTCCTCGGCACCGGCAAGATCGGCGAAGCCCTCCTCAGCGGCATGATCCGGGGCGGCTGGCCTCCGGCCGACCTCCTGGTCACCGCCCGCCGCCCGGAACGGGCCGAGGAACTCCGCAGCCGCCACGGCGTCACCCCGGTCGGCAACGCCGAAGCCGCCAAGACCGCGGACACCCTGATCCTCACGGTCAAGCCGCAGGACATGAGCACGCTCCTCGACGAGCTCGCCCCGCACGTCCCCGCCGACCGCCTGGTCATCAGCGGAGCCGCGGGCATCACCACCGCCTCCATCGAGGAGCGCCTCGCCACCGGCACGCCGGTCGTCCGCGTCATGACGAACACGCCCGCCCTCGTCGACGAGGCGATGTCCGTCATCTCGGCCGGCACCCACGCGACCGCCGCCCACCTCGCCCACACCGAGGAGATCTTCGGCGCCGTCGGCAAGACCCTGCGCGTCCCCGAGTCCCAGCAGGACGCCTGCACCGCGCTCTCCGGCTCCGGCCCCGCGTACTTCTTCTACCTGGTCGAGGCCATGACGGACGCCGGGATCCTGCTAGGCCTGCCCCGCGACAAGGCGCACGACCTCATCGTCCAGTCCGCGATCGGCGCCGCGACCATGCTCCGCGACAGCGGCGAGCACCCGGTCAAGCTCCGCGAGAACGTCACGTCCCCCGCCGGCACCACCATCAACGCCATCCGCGAGCTCGAGAACCACGGCGTGCGGGCCGCACTCATCGCCGCCCTCGAGGCCGCCCGCGACCGCAGTCGAGAACTGGCCTCCGGCAAGAAGGACTGA
- a CDS encoding cysteine hydrolase family protein, translated as MEIAENAALVVVDVQKGFEELDFWGVRNNPGADDNIAALIDVWQGSGRPVVFVRHDSVNPGSPLRRGYEGNGFKEYVEERRGKGAGAELLLTKTVNSAFLGTPDLGSWLTDRGIAQIVVAGIQTNMCAETTARMGGNLGYDVLFAFDATYTFGLEGPFGWRRSAEELAQASAVSLHGGGFARVVTTKEIVDAAGG; from the coding sequence ATGGAGATAGCGGAGAACGCAGCGCTGGTGGTCGTCGACGTGCAGAAGGGCTTCGAGGAGCTGGACTTCTGGGGGGTGCGCAACAACCCCGGGGCCGATGACAACATCGCCGCCCTGATCGACGTGTGGCAGGGGTCGGGGCGGCCCGTCGTGTTCGTGCGGCACGACTCGGTGAATCCCGGGTCGCCGTTGCGGCGGGGGTACGAAGGGAACGGGTTCAAGGAGTACGTGGAGGAGCGGCGGGGGAAGGGCGCGGGCGCCGAGCTGCTCCTCACGAAGACCGTGAACTCGGCGTTCCTCGGGACGCCGGACCTGGGGTCCTGGCTGACGGACCGGGGGATCGCGCAGATCGTGGTGGCCGGGATCCAGACGAACATGTGCGCGGAGACGACGGCGCGGATGGGCGGGAACCTCGGGTACGACGTGCTGTTCGCGTTCGACGCGACGTACACCTTCGGCCTGGAGGGTCCGTTCGGCTGGCGGCGGAGCGCGGAGGAGCTCGCGCAGGCTTCGGCGGTGTCCCTGCACGGGGGCGGGTTCGCCCGGGTGGTGACCACGAAGGAGATCGTGGACGCGGCCGGCGGCTGA
- a CDS encoding GlxA family transcriptional regulator produces the protein MKPAYRVALVAFPGIRAFDVSVITEVWGTDRTPRGAPAFDLRRTATDSAPVPMRGGLALHPDRTLDWLSRADLILVPGLDDHLTPAPAPVLDALRRAHARGTTLAALCGGAFTLAEAGLLDNRRAITHWGLIDLLRTRHPRVTVVPDALFIEDDNIWTAAGTAAGIDLCLHLVRRSHGAEAAATIARSMVTAPFRTGTQAQFIEHPTPHTDRDADTLAAVREHALRHLHEPLTVAGLAAHAGMSPRSFARHFTAATGTTPLRWLLDQRIAAAQKLLERTDLPMPEVARRSGFGSEVTMRQHFASRLATSPRAYRAAFGTGSAAASAAGASRPIAR, from the coding sequence ATGAAGCCTGCGTACCGGGTCGCCCTCGTCGCCTTCCCCGGCATCCGCGCCTTCGACGTCTCCGTGATCACCGAGGTCTGGGGCACCGACCGCACGCCTCGCGGCGCCCCGGCCTTCGACCTGCGCCGCACCGCCACCGACAGCGCTCCCGTCCCGATGCGCGGCGGCCTCGCGCTCCACCCCGACCGCACCCTGGACTGGCTCTCCCGGGCCGACCTGATCCTGGTCCCCGGCCTGGACGACCACCTCACCCCCGCGCCCGCCCCCGTCCTGGACGCCCTGCGCCGCGCCCACGCCCGGGGCACCACCCTCGCGGCCCTGTGCGGCGGCGCCTTCACCCTCGCCGAGGCGGGGCTCCTCGACAACCGCCGGGCGATCACCCACTGGGGCCTGATCGACCTCCTGCGCACCCGCCACCCCCGGGTCACCGTCGTCCCCGACGCCCTCTTCATCGAGGACGACAACATCTGGACCGCCGCGGGCACCGCGGCCGGCATCGACCTCTGCCTCCACCTGGTCCGCCGCTCCCACGGCGCCGAAGCGGCCGCGACCATCGCCCGCTCGATGGTCACCGCCCCCTTCCGCACCGGCACGCAGGCCCAGTTCATCGAGCACCCCACCCCGCACACGGACCGCGACGCCGACACCCTCGCCGCCGTACGCGAGCACGCCCTGCGCCACCTGCACGAACCGCTCACCGTGGCCGGCCTGGCCGCGCACGCGGGCATGTCCCCCCGCAGCTTCGCCCGCCACTTCACCGCCGCGACCGGCACCACACCCCTGCGCTGGCTCCTCGACCAGCGCATCGCCGCGGCCCAGAAGCTCCTGGAGCGCACCGACCTGCCGATGCCCGAAGTGGCCAGGCGCTCCGGCTTCGGCAGCGAGGTCACGATGCGCCAGCACTTCGCCTCGCGCCTCGCCACCAGCCCCCGCGCCTACCGGGCCGCGTTCGGCACCGGATCCGCGGCCGCCTCCGCAGCCGGCGCGAGCAGGCCGATCGCGCGGTAG
- the trpS gene encoding tryptophan--tRNA ligase — MKRVFSGVKPTGHLTLGNYLGALRRWAEVDQHRADALFCVVDLHALTVDHDPARVRRLSRQAATLLLAAGLDPRSCTVFVQSHVDEHARLSYLLECVATDGEMRRMIQYREKSARERERGGSVRLSLLTYPVLMAADILAYGTDEVPVGDDQTQHVELTRDLAVRFNQRYGHTFVVPRATHPPVAARVMNLQTPTSKMGKSDDSGPGIVYLLDEPEAVRKKVMRAVTDSGREVVYDREERPGLANLLEILAACTGGDPEALAGAYGSYGALKKDTADAVVEVLRPVQARHRELAADPVEVERVLRDGAEKARAMARPVVDRAYRAIGLLAPAAEAAADPVPNAAR, encoded by the coding sequence ATGAAGCGGGTCTTCAGCGGGGTCAAGCCGACCGGGCATCTGACGCTGGGGAACTACCTGGGCGCCCTGCGGCGGTGGGCCGAGGTGGACCAGCACCGGGCCGACGCGCTGTTCTGCGTCGTCGATCTGCACGCGCTGACCGTGGACCACGATCCGGCGAGGGTGCGCCGGCTCAGCCGGCAGGCGGCGACGCTGCTGCTGGCGGCGGGACTGGATCCCCGGTCGTGCACCGTGTTCGTACAGAGCCATGTGGACGAGCACGCGCGGCTGTCGTACCTGCTGGAGTGCGTGGCCACGGACGGCGAGATGCGGCGGATGATCCAGTACCGGGAGAAATCCGCGCGCGAGCGGGAGCGCGGCGGCAGTGTGCGGCTCTCCCTGCTGACCTATCCGGTGCTGATGGCGGCGGACATCCTGGCCTACGGGACCGACGAGGTGCCGGTGGGTGACGACCAGACCCAGCACGTCGAACTGACCCGGGACCTGGCGGTGCGGTTCAACCAGCGGTACGGGCACACCTTCGTCGTGCCGCGGGCCACGCATCCGCCGGTGGCGGCGCGGGTGATGAACCTCCAGACGCCGACGTCCAAGATGGGCAAGAGCGACGACTCCGGGCCGGGCATCGTCTACCTGCTGGACGAGCCGGAGGCCGTACGCAAGAAGGTCATGCGGGCCGTCACCGACAGCGGGCGGGAGGTCGTGTACGACCGGGAGGAGCGGCCCGGGCTCGCCAACCTCCTGGAGATCCTCGCGGCGTGCACGGGCGGGGACCCGGAGGCGCTGGCCGGTGCGTACGGGTCGTACGGGGCCCTGAAGAAGGACACGGCCGACGCGGTCGTCGAGGTGCTGCGGCCCGTGCAGGCCCGGCACCGGGAGCTGGCCGCCGATCCCGTCGAGGTGGAGCGGGTGCTGCGGGACGGGGCGGAGAAGGCCCGGGCGATGGCACGGCCGGTCGTGGACCGTGCCTACCGCGCGATCGGCCTGCTCGCGCCGGCTGCGGAGGCGGCCGCGGATCCGGTGCCGAACGCGGCCCGGTAG
- a CDS encoding HAD family hydrolase, with translation MRYDLVIFDNDGVLVDSEPISNRLLAAYLTELGHPTSYEDSIRDYMGSAMHRIHDLVQERTGQRLPADFDDTFHRRVFAAFEAELEPVEGAVDVLAKLAADGVPYCVASSGSHERIRVGHHKTGLDRFFDDARIFSSQDVGKGKPAPDLFLHAARRMGVAPERCAVVEDSPLGVRAAVAAGMDVYGFTAMTPADRLAGATRLFSELAGLPDLLV, from the coding sequence ATGCGCTACGACCTGGTGATCTTCGACAACGACGGTGTCCTGGTGGACAGCGAGCCGATCTCCAATCGGCTGCTGGCCGCCTATCTGACGGAGCTCGGGCATCCCACCTCCTACGAGGACTCCATCCGGGACTACATGGGGTCGGCGATGCACCGCATCCACGACCTGGTCCAGGAGCGCACGGGACAGCGGCTGCCGGCGGATTTCGACGACACCTTCCACCGGCGGGTGTTCGCCGCCTTCGAAGCGGAGCTGGAGCCCGTGGAGGGCGCCGTGGACGTGCTGGCGAAACTGGCCGCGGACGGGGTGCCGTACTGCGTGGCGTCCTCCGGCAGCCATGAGCGGATCCGGGTGGGCCATCACAAGACCGGACTGGACCGGTTCTTCGACGACGCCCGGATCTTCAGCTCGCAGGACGTCGGGAAGGGCAAGCCGGCGCCGGATCTCTTCCTGCACGCTGCCCGGCGGATGGGGGTGGCGCCGGAGCGGTGTGCGGTCGTCGAGGACAGTCCGCTGGGGGTACGGGCGGCCGTGGCGGCCGGGATGGACGTGTACGGGTTCACGGCGATGACACCGGCCGACCGGCTCGCCGGTGCCACCCGGCTCTTCTCCGAACTGGCGGGCCTGCCCGACCTGCTGGTCTGA
- a CDS encoding VC0807 family protein translates to MTTNQHKKQNAFAPLLMDVAVPLGSYYLFKGAFGMSTFAALAWSSVVPAARTLWSAVGKRTLNGLAGLILVVNVVGLALSFVAGDPRLMLAKDSAVSSTVGIGILVSVLLGKPMMTAGLKPFLVKGDAAREAAWARLESGASSASADFRGRERAFSAVWGVVLLAECVVRVVGAYTVPVDTMVWLGSVIMVVAIGLGILVGGALGAGPMAAMVAFETKAVEAEAAAEIRVPEVALAR, encoded by the coding sequence ATGACGACGAACCAGCACAAGAAGCAGAACGCCTTCGCTCCGCTGCTCATGGACGTGGCGGTGCCGCTCGGCTCGTACTACCTGTTCAAGGGCGCGTTCGGGATGAGCACCTTCGCGGCTCTGGCCTGGAGCAGCGTGGTGCCGGCGGCGCGGACCCTGTGGAGCGCGGTCGGCAAGCGGACCCTGAACGGGCTCGCCGGGCTCATCCTCGTCGTCAACGTCGTGGGGCTGGCGCTCAGCTTCGTTGCCGGTGACCCCCGGCTGATGCTGGCCAAGGACAGCGCGGTCAGCAGCACGGTCGGCATCGGGATCCTGGTCTCCGTCCTGCTGGGGAAGCCGATGATGACCGCCGGGCTCAAGCCGTTCCTGGTGAAGGGCGACGCGGCCAGGGAGGCGGCCTGGGCCCGGCTGGAGAGCGGTGCCTCGTCCGCCTCGGCGGACTTCCGCGGGCGGGAGCGCGCCTTCTCGGCGGTGTGGGGCGTCGTCCTGCTGGCGGAGTGCGTCGTGCGGGTCGTGGGGGCCTACACCGTGCCGGTCGACACCATGGTGTGGCTCGGGTCCGTCATCATGGTCGTCGCCATCGGGCTGGGCATCCTCGTGGGCGGGGCGCTCGGCGCCGGACCGATGGCGGCGATGGTCGCCTTCGAGACGAAGGCCGTCGAGGCGGAAGCCGCGGCCGAGATCCGGGTGCCGGAGGTCGCGCTCGCCCGGTAG
- a CDS encoding MFS transporter: MTEVLRRGRASLAFSFFAQGAAFALLVTRIPAIQNRYGVSDGLLPVFLAAVPVLAGVGSVTTEQLVKRIPPSVLLRWSQPVVLLALLGVGAGHGMAQLGAALAVFGLAVGALDASMNMLGVSLQRAYGRSIMLSFHAVYSLGGIVGASLAWAGAHWHLALWVSYLPVVAVLLPAALVGSRWYVDGGTAAAGAGTGGVDGGSADGGPVDGGAGSGAPGVVFKVLLPLCLVMTFAYIGDSTVSNWSAKYLQDVLGSSEQLATVPYNVYMVTTLAGRAIGDFGVRRFGAAAVVRLGALVAAAGFAVVAFAPGAWVGMFGFTLVGLGLCVLVPQTFAAAGRLFPGASDAAIARLNIFNYVGFLIGSPLVGAMGDAWSYRGAMVVPMVLVLVTLVYARSFAAQPDRYGGGHERPRTADVGRGSNGL, encoded by the coding sequence ATGACAGAAGTGCTGCGGCGCGGTAGGGCCTCTCTGGCGTTCAGCTTTTTCGCGCAGGGGGCGGCCTTCGCTCTGCTCGTGACCCGGATCCCGGCCATCCAGAACAGGTACGGCGTCTCGGACGGGTTGCTGCCCGTCTTCCTCGCCGCCGTGCCCGTGCTGGCCGGCGTCGGGAGCGTGACGACCGAGCAGCTGGTGAAGCGGATCCCGCCCAGTGTGCTGCTGCGCTGGTCCCAGCCGGTCGTGCTGCTGGCGCTCCTCGGGGTCGGGGCGGGACACGGGATGGCGCAACTGGGGGCCGCCCTGGCGGTGTTCGGTCTGGCCGTGGGCGCGCTGGACGCCTCGATGAACATGCTCGGGGTGAGCCTTCAGCGGGCGTACGGGCGCAGCATCATGCTCAGCTTCCACGCCGTGTACAGCCTGGGCGGGATCGTGGGGGCCTCGCTGGCGTGGGCGGGGGCGCACTGGCATCTCGCGCTCTGGGTGTCCTACCTGCCGGTGGTGGCGGTGCTGCTGCCGGCCGCCCTGGTGGGGAGCCGGTGGTACGTCGACGGCGGGACCGCGGCCGCCGGGGCCGGGACCGGGGGCGTGGACGGCGGTTCTGCGGACGGCGGTCCGGTGGACGGGGGCGCCGGGAGCGGTGCTCCGGGGGTCGTCTTCAAGGTGCTGCTGCCGCTGTGTCTGGTGATGACCTTCGCCTACATCGGGGACTCGACGGTCTCCAACTGGAGCGCGAAGTACCTCCAGGACGTGCTGGGCAGCAGTGAGCAGCTGGCCACCGTTCCGTACAACGTCTACATGGTGACCACGCTGGCAGGGCGGGCCATCGGGGACTTCGGGGTGCGGCGGTTCGGTGCTGCGGCGGTGGTGCGGCTCGGGGCGCTGGTGGCGGCCGCGGGGTTCGCGGTGGTCGCCTTCGCACCCGGGGCGTGGGTCGGGATGTTCGGGTTCACGCTGGTGGGGCTCGGCCTGTGCGTGCTGGTTCCGCAGACGTTCGCGGCGGCGGGGCGGCTGTTCCCGGGGGCGTCGGACGCGGCGATCGCTCGTCTCAACATCTTCAACTACGTGGGTTTCCTCATCGGTTCGCCGTTGGTCGGGGCGATGGGAGACGCCTGGAGCTACCGGGGGGCGATGGTGGTGCCGATGGTGTTGGTGCTGGTGACGTTGGTGTACGCCCGGTCGTTCGCCGCTCAACCGGACCGATACGGTGGCGGGCATGAGCGGCCGCGCACAGCTGATGTGGGACGAGGCAGTAACGGGCTATGA
- a CDS encoding acetoin utilization protein AcuC: protein MSGRAQLMWDEAVTGYDFGPEHPMDPVRLDLTRRLVGALGLDRELDVVGAKPAGESTLRLVHRQDYVEAVRAASAEPAAADQSYGLGTIDDPAFAGMHEVSALIAGLSVGAAEAVWRGDVLHAVNFAGGLHHAMPGGASGFCVYNDASLAIARLLELGAERVAYVDVDVHHGDGVQAAFWEDPRVLTISLHEHPRTLFPQTGWPEETGGDGAEGSAVNVALPAGTGDAGWLRAFHSVVPELIADFRPDVLVTQHGADTHFEDPLAHLAVSLDAQRAVQVACHELAHEHAGGKWVALGGGGYAVVDVVPRSWTHLVGIAAGVPVAPETVIPEGWRQEVFARTRQLGPVRMTDGRWPVAWAEWEAGYDPADRLDQAVLATRRAVYPLRGLLA from the coding sequence ATGAGCGGCCGCGCACAGCTGATGTGGGACGAGGCAGTAACGGGCTATGACTTCGGGCCCGAGCATCCGATGGATCCGGTCCGGCTGGATCTGACCCGGAGGCTGGTCGGCGCCCTGGGGCTCGACCGTGAGCTGGACGTCGTCGGGGCGAAGCCCGCCGGGGAGTCGACGTTGCGGCTCGTGCACCGGCAGGACTACGTCGAGGCGGTCAGGGCGGCGTCCGCGGAGCCCGCCGCGGCGGATCAGTCGTACGGGCTGGGGACGATCGACGATCCGGCCTTCGCGGGGATGCACGAGGTGTCGGCGCTGATCGCCGGGCTGTCCGTGGGGGCCGCCGAGGCGGTGTGGCGGGGAGACGTACTGCACGCGGTGAACTTCGCCGGCGGGCTGCACCACGCGATGCCGGGCGGCGCCTCCGGGTTCTGTGTCTACAACGACGCGTCGCTGGCCATCGCCCGGCTGCTGGAGCTGGGGGCCGAGCGGGTCGCTTACGTGGACGTGGACGTGCACCACGGGGACGGTGTGCAGGCCGCGTTCTGGGAGGACCCGCGGGTACTGACGATCTCCCTGCACGAACACCCTCGTACGTTGTTCCCGCAGACCGGGTGGCCCGAGGAGACCGGTGGGGACGGGGCGGAGGGGTCGGCGGTGAACGTGGCGCTGCCGGCCGGGACCGGGGACGCGGGGTGGCTGCGGGCGTTCCACTCGGTCGTGCCGGAGCTCATCGCCGACTTCCGGCCGGACGTGCTGGTGACCCAGCACGGGGCCGACACGCACTTCGAGGATCCGCTGGCGCATCTCGCGGTCTCCCTCGACGCGCAGCGGGCCGTGCAGGTGGCCTGTCATGAGCTGGCGCACGAACACGCCGGGGGCAAGTGGGTCGCGCTGGGCGGGGGCGGCTACGCCGTGGTGGACGTGGTGCCCCGGTCGTGGACGCATCTGGTGGGGATCGCGGCGGGTGTGCCCGTGGCGCCGGAGACGGTGATTCCCGAGGGGTGGCGGCAGGAGGTCTTCGCGCGGACCCGGCAGCTGGGGCCGGTGCGGATGACCGACGGGCGGTGGCCCGTGGCGTGGGCGGAGTGGGAGGCCGGTTACGACCCCGCCGACCGCCTGGACCAGGCGGTCCTGGCCACCCGTCGCGCGGTGTACCCCCTGCGGGGCCTGCTGGCGTAG
- a CDS encoding phosphatase: MLSTDELRAHLLAARLAGVVATTREESLHSYRLFAARDPRLLLGLDPERSWRQRDLIALMADKCGVSADPDCVSGHDVIDPERTLAALDGFAARLASVAQRGAPVLLGTGHPHRLLGFYAAVADALSTAGCDVLTPAKGRCVDITTRFGLRTYNLDYVRGVALVRETGAERAGSATGAHSHSPLPVRVALAAAAAGGGPLPEMVIGDHGWVCGAGQLGFEAIGLADTDDPAPFVGEAEGVVSVVVPLDDGVRSSYYRPLTRYVLNRACLSQ; the protein is encoded by the coding sequence GTGTTGAGTACCGATGAGCTGCGGGCGCATCTGCTGGCCGCGCGGCTGGCCGGGGTGGTGGCCACCACCCGGGAGGAGAGCCTGCACAGCTACCGGCTCTTCGCCGCCCGTGATCCGCGGCTGCTGCTCGGGCTCGACCCCGAACGGAGCTGGCGGCAGCGGGACCTGATCGCGTTGATGGCAGACAAGTGTGGAGTTTCGGCCGATCCCGACTGTGTTTCCGGGCATGATGTGATCGATCCCGAACGGACGCTGGCCGCGCTGGACGGGTTCGCCGCGCGGCTCGCCTCGGTAGCCCAGCGTGGCGCGCCGGTGCTGCTGGGCACCGGCCACCCGCATCGGCTCCTGGGGTTCTACGCCGCGGTCGCGGACGCTTTGTCGACGGCAGGATGTGATGTCCTCACCCCGGCGAAGGGTCGCTGTGTCGACATAACGACCCGGTTCGGTCTACGCACGTACAACCTCGACTACGTACGAGGCGTCGCGCTCGTCCGGGAGACCGGTGCCGAACGCGCCGGTAGTGCGACCGGTGCGCACAGCCATTCGCCGCTCCCGGTTCGGGTCGCCCTGGCGGCCGCGGCCGCCGGCGGCGGGCCGCTGCCCGAGATGGTCATCGGGGACCACGGCTGGGTCTGCGGGGCAGGTCAGCTGGGGTTCGAGGCCATCGGGCTGGCGGACACCGACGACCCCGCGCCGTTCGTCGGGGAGGCCGAAGGGGTCGTCTCCGTCGTCGTTCCACTTGATGACGGCGTGCGGTCCTCTTACTACAGGCCGCTGACCCGCTACGTACTCAATCGAGCGTGTCTGTCACAGTAG
- a CDS encoding helix-turn-helix domain-containing protein has product MAAAGERPLNEVQFLTVAEVASVMRVSKMTVYRLVHSGHLPAIRVGRSFRVPEQAVHEYLRESYVGVETA; this is encoded by the coding sequence ATGGCTGCAGCTGGCGAGAGGCCTCTGAACGAGGTTCAGTTCCTTACCGTGGCGGAAGTCGCCTCGGTGATGCGAGTGTCGAAGATGACCGTGTACCGGCTGGTGCACAGCGGTCATCTGCCCGCGATCCGGGTGGGGCGGTCCTTCCGCGTCCCCGAGCAAGCGGTTCACGAGTACCTCCGCGAGAGCTACGTGGGGGTGGAAACCGCCTGA
- a CDS encoding 30S ribosomal protein bS22 — MGSVIKKRRKRMAKKKHRKLLKRTRVQRRNKK; from the coding sequence GTGGGCTCTGTTATCAAGAAGCGGCGCAAGCGGATGGCCAAGAAGAAGCACCGCAAGCTGCTCAAGCGCACGCGCGTTCAGCGTCGCAACAAGAAGTAG